The proteins below are encoded in one region of Apium graveolens cultivar Ventura chromosome 4, ASM990537v1, whole genome shotgun sequence:
- the LOC141720015 gene encoding uncharacterized protein LOC141720015 encodes MEKLVYALILASRKLLSYFQAHRIEVCTTYPLRQVLHKPESSGRMLKWVVELGQFDLEYMPHAAIKGQALGDFLLEFDFEVDDKALVALHPPHADEVLDEFPHPSLINGLKIALEMRVRNLIAKSDSELVVNQNSNADNLEKMGSQQEAVLLGSIPLEIQKFPSVPEIEVMQVDEAPRETWMTPIIAYIYKETLPEDKFKARRLRYQAARYVVYDEVLYKRRFNQPLLRCIDEEEGNYILREVHDRIYGNHSGGNSLAMKVLRQ; translated from the exons ATGGAAAAGCTGGTTTATGCTTTAATCCTCGCATCAAGAAAGCTGCTCTCGTATTTCCAAGCTCATAGAATTGAAGTCTGTACAACATATCCTCTGCGACAAGTCCTTCACAAGCCAGAATCTTCGGGAAGGATGTTAAAATGGGTtgtggagttgggacagtttgactTGGAATATATGCCTCACGCAGCAATCAAGGGTCAGGCCCTGGGTGATTTCTTGTTAGAATTTGATTTCGAAGTTGATGATAAGGCCTTGGTGGCGTTACATCCGCCTCATGCTGATGAAGTTTTAGATGAGTTTCCACACCCCT CATTGATCAATGGCCTAAAGATCGCTTTGGAAATGAGAGTGCGGAACCTAATTGCAAAGAGTGACTCGGAGCTGGTGGTAAACCAG AACAGCAACGCGGATAATCTGGAAAAAATGGGATCCCAGCAGGAGGCTGTGCTGTTGGGATCTATACCCTTAGAAATCCAGAAGTTCCCTAGTGTCCCAGAGATAGAGGTGATGCAAGTAGATGAGGCTCCCAGggaaacatggatgacgcccattATTGCCTATATTTACAAGGAAACACTTCCTGAGGATAAGTTCAAGGCTCGGCGACTCCGCTACCAGGCTGCAAGGTATGTGGTGTATGATGAAGTTTTGTACAAGAGACGATTCAATCAACCGCTGCTCAGATGTAtcgatgaagaagaagggaattaCATTTTAAGGGAGGTACATGACAGAATTTATGGTAATCACTCGGGGGGTAACTCATTGGCGATGAAAGTTTTACGTCAATGA